The sequence CGGCTGTTCAGCGTCGTCGATCGCGCTCGCCGTGCAAGGCGTCATGAAGAGCCGAAAGAAGCCATATCTCCTAGCTGGAACGGCGGCATCGGTATTCACGAACGAGAGATGCTCTGAAATGACCACACAATGGGCAATGGATACCTATGCGCTAGCGAAGACGACGGTGAAATCATTGATGGCGCGAAAACTGGATACCTGGTTCTTTGTCACCGTCGACTACTCCTTCGGCAAAGTGTGGCAGGCCGATGCTACTAAGTTCATCGAATCCGCCGGCGGCAAGGTCGTCGGATCCGTGTCGCACCCGCTCAATTCTTCTGATTTCGCGTCCTTCCTCCTGACAGCCCAGTCGAGTGGTGCCAAAGTCATCGCCCTGGCCAATTCGGGGGCGGACTTGGCCAATGCGCTGAAGCAGGCTCAAGAATTCGGGATCACGCAAACGCAGCAGCTTACGCCGCTCGGATTGATGATCAATCAGACGCACAGTATAGGCGTGCAGTCACTCCAGAATGTACGTCTCACCACGACCTTCTATTGGGACAGGACGGACGAGACTCGCGCGTTCGCGAAGCGCTATGAGGCGGCGTTCAACGGCAGGCTGCCCAACGAGGCGCAGGCGAGCACTTACAGCGCCGTCACGCACTATCTCAAGGCGATCGCCGCGGTACAGACCGATGAAGGCGAGGCGATTGCGCGACAGATGAAGAGCACCCCTGTCAACGATTTCGAGATGAAGAATGTCACGATTCGCGCCGACGGACAGGTAATGCGGCCGCTTTACGTCGCGCGCATAAAAGCTCCGGCGGAGCCGACTTCTCCATATGACTACTACGAGCTCACAGAAACCATTCCGGCCGAAGAAGCATGGCAGACAACAGACGATAGCTCCTGCGATCTCTTGAAGACCGAGTAATGGAGCGTGACGCTCCCTATTCGTGCTGGTGTGCAAGGTCAGCGCGGACAAGCTGGCGGAGAACCTTTTGGAGGTGACGCCGGGCGCTTAAAACCCGCGTCCATCGTCTCAAAAAGGCAGCACTGAAGGCCGGCGCGCTGTCTTGGCTCACGCTTCGGCACTCCGCCGTCGCCGGTGGAAATTCCAGGATGAAACGCTTGTCCAACCACGATTGTGCGCACCGCGTCTCTTCTCTTCGATCTTTAGTATACACCAGATCATCAACGCGGCTTCACAGATTGCTGGTTGCGCAGCACCCGTTTGACGCCAGCCTGATCGACATCCGGCTTCCTAAACTTCAACCATTCGGTCGGCGAACACGCATCAACATGCATTCAACACTCTCCATCCAATCTAAGCAAAGAGTGTCGAAGCCAGCAGAACCAGCCATCACCTATCGGGCTGGCTCGAGTACAGATTGCAGTCGCTTGGCGTCAGACCGGCTACGCGATCGGAACGCCGAGCGATGAGCAGACCACCTGCTTTCCTCGCATTTCTGTGCGGAACACTCGCGACGGTCAGCTGGAGTATTGGCAGCATCCTGTCGAAGGCTGCCCTCTGCCGCATCGATCCGCTTTCGCTTTTAACAGGGCAGTTGGCTGCGAGTGCCGCAAGCCTTACCGTACTATCCATCTGGTCAGGGGCGCCGCCGCGTCTGAGTGACTGGCGTGCTGGGCTTCCGGGTATCCTGCAGCCAGCGTTGGCGTCTAGTTTGTCAATCTTCGGACTATCGATGATGCCGGTGTCACTCGAGGCCATGCTGTTCGCGGTTGAGCCACCGATGATCATACTACTGGCGTGGTTGGTCCTGAGTGAGGTTCCGAACCTTGCAATAGTCTTCCTGAGTTTGTTGGCTTTTGCCGGTGTTTGCGTTTTGAGTTGGGGCTCTGGACCTGGTTCATCGTCAACGCACGAATTGGGGGTCGCTCTCGTTCTGGCGGGTGTATTTTTTGCCTCACTCTACAGCATAGCAATCCAAGTCATGTCGCAGAAAATCGACGCACTGCGCCTTACGACCGCCAGCCAGATTGTCGCGTTCGCAGTGGTCGCATCTGCCTGGGTCGGTATTCGTCCACTGCCAACGCTCTCTGTCGTCATGGACGATATTACGCTGGTGGTCTCATCCGGGTTGCTACTCCTTTCAATTCCCTTTCTCCTCTACGGGATGGCGCTACAGCGAATGAGTGCGACCGGCGCCGCGCTGTTGCTGCCGCTCGTTCCCATGTTGACCTCCGTTCTCGCATCAATCTTCCTTCAGGAAACACTGACCGCAACACAGTGGATTGGGGCCGCCGCGGTTCTCATATCCGCGCTTGGAACGCCTTTGGCTTTGGGCACCCGACCCCATCCTGGAAAGGAATCAATCTAGCTGTGTCCAGCGTCTGACGCAGATCTCCTTAGAAGGGACGCAATGTCGCGGGTCGGAACAGAGGGGGTGTGTCTTTGGAGCCGGTTGAGGAACTACGTATGAAGCATGAGTGCGGCCAACCTTTGCAACGTAGCTTAGCCCTGACCAACTAAACGTTCCGTGCACCCTCGGCTTGCCCTGAGCCGTTTGCTTCACCCCGGCAATAGACAGGGCGCGGTAAACTTTGAGCCATTGGCTCGATGCGGGGACGGCGACGCGTGCGGAGCACTCGACGTGGCGCAGGATCCGCCCCGTTGCTGGCTAGGATCGCTGCGATTGGCGTATTCGGTTGGTGCGAAGTTTGCCATGGCGCTGTGCGGTCAGGTATTGCTGATGTGAACTTTCCAGGCCGCCGACACGGCTCGTGCCTTTGCGAGCGAGGTGAACACGTCTCATTGAGAGCTTGGTATGACAGGTGGGAACTAAAACCCTCGAAACGGCGTTTTGGGCAGCTTGCCGGGCGCGATTTAGTGTCATCAATCTGCGTTTCCTGGCTGAAAGTGCAGCTCGGCCATTCCGGTCAGCTCTGTACCATAAACGGACTGGCACATCGCCGGCTGCCGCGCCGGGCGGTGATGTTGACAGAGAGCTCACGTACGACATTTCGCAGCAAAGTATCGGCAAAGAGCGCCAAGCATTCGCGGGTGAGATCGCCCACTATGGCCTAGAATGCGGAAAGATAATCCGTCGGCGAACGGATCTGACAGGAACTCGAGGCTCCAGCGTCGGTTGGCCGCTTGCCGGAACCCGCCCCCGCTTGCGCCCGCCACACCGGTGAACCTGCGGCCGGTTCTCGCGAAAGCCGCCGAATCGTTCGTACTTATGACTGGTCCCTCGCGAGGCATCCCTACCGGTGGCCGAACCGACGGCGGATCGGGGATAGTTCGCCCAGATAGCCACGTACGAGACCATCCGAACGCCGCGAGAGCGATATGCGATTTGACCCCCCAGGACTTTGCACGCCAGCCGCTGCCTCCCTCAAAGGTGGTCCGCAGATGAGCGACGGCCTCTCGCGTCCTGATGGCGTCCTCATCGTTTGCCGCAATGTCCTTGAGCATGGCTTGTCGCGCATTGCCTCGGCTGATAGCTCTTCTTTGTGTCCTCGTCCTTCAGTGCGTTGAGCCAGTTCGCGTCGGACAACTCCAGGCCGCCAGACGTCCCTAGCAAGTCGCGATGGAGATCAACTGTTTGCAGCAGACATCAGCTGTGCCGTTCGATCCCCTGCTCCAAGACAATCTCGAGTGATCTTCCGGTCTGTGGAATCACTTTACTTTGTAGCCCATCCCTCTCGAGATGACGCGCTCTACGCACTTCTGGAGAACTCTACGGGGTACAGACCAGATCGAAAGTGACGTCACTTTTTTTGGCAGGGCTGAACCGAACCGGTTACAGCGCGGTCTTCCGTACTCAATCGGCTCAAAGCCACGTTCAGTTGGACGCGCACCGCTCAGCACACGCGTCATCACTCAATTCATAGGGCGGCCTACCACGGCAGAATGCCACGCGGCAAATGTCCAAGAGGCACGATTGCCGGCTCAGCGCTCATGTTACGACGATCCATCATGAGTACAGCCATAACACTTAGGTTTCTTGATGCTTCACTGTCACACTTAACTAGGCAAAAGCAGTGTATTCGGTCGTGAGCACAGCTGAGCTACCACTGTCACCAGTCGACGGACTCATGGACCTTCGGGATTTCTGAGGCGCGCGCTCGGCTGGGAATCATCAACTTTGACTGTCGAGGATCTACACATGTCACGTTCCCCTCTGCAAACCGCGCTCTATGCTGTGCTGAGAGCTGCTTTGGAGGATGCTGTCCGGATGGTACCCGAAGTGAAACGCACGTCCTCCTTAAAAGCTTGCCTTGCCGAGAAGGTGTTAGCTCTGGCGGCGCGCGGTGAAAAGAATCCGTCGATCCTGAGTCGTCTCGCCGTACTGACGATACAGGACTCCTGTCATGGCTGTTACGGATGCGAAGGGCCTAGTCGCGGGCGGCCGCCGCGTAGCGAGGGTAGATAAATTTGAACGGAACGATCCGCTGCTTTCTCACAGTCATACGTTGTTAACGCGCTCGCTTTCGTTCATTCAGGGCAATTGCCGCAAGAACAGCGCATGACAGTGCATTCCGCGATGGCGAAGCGTGTCCATCTCACGCTGTGTCGTCGCAAGTGATAACTTCCCGATTACGATTCTGCATTGCTCCGTGATCACTGCTCATTCTCTAACGTCACCGACTGATTGCCGCACACCTCAATTTTTTGTTTCGCTCAAATGCCGTAATTTACACTCAGATGCCGAGAAGGACATTCTGTCCGCATTCGACCTTGTAGTACGTCCCGCCCCTTTCCGTTCGTTCCGCGCGAATTCGGGGCTATATGGGACACCAACGAGGCAAGCGAGGAGCCGAGCTCCACAGGTCATCTCGAAGTTTCCGCAGCAGCCAAGTGCGCCCAGACGGATCCGCGAACTCCTTTCCGGAGGAGGAAACGATGTCTGGCCTGCCTAAGTCACGATGGCTCATCCAACTTGTGTAGACGCTGCTCCAGCAGTCTGCCAGCGCATCAATCAGGACAGCTCGCGTGGCAGAGCTGGGCTCCTCGGTTCGCGTCCTTCCAGCACGATTAAGGTCTTCTTCTGCGCCGAATACTGCCGGCGTATCTGGCGCAAGATGTGTTTTACCACTTGTTCCGGCGGCGCCTTACCCGATGCGGAATTCCGCTTCATCCTCGCTACTGCTGGCTGCGATGAAGCAGAGATCCTTTCGTAAAAGACCTGTAGTTTATCTCGCAGCTCTTGCAGCGTTCCCGTGATGAGCCAGTCACTTGGTTCTCGAGAGACCTGATCAGTCCAAAATGGTAAGATCATTAAGCAACGAAAGTCATTGCAGATACCCTTGTAGGGGCTCGCCTCACAATCAGGGCATATCGTATCGGCTGCCAGCACCTTGGTGTCGACTGGTCGCGCGGCGACCTCAGCGACGAAGATCGGCAGAGCCGCTGCAAGCGCGACAGCGCCGGCAAAACGCATATTCTTCATCGAGAGTCCCTCTATTAGGCCGGCCCCAGCCGTCCTCAACCCATTCTATATAAAGATGCCACGAGCGGTAAACTTGTTTCTCTTGATCGAAAGCATCTACGGCATGGATGAGTTTGAACCTCTCGCAGGTGTCTCGATCAGACAGATTGAGAATGATCAGGCTCTTCAAGAAAGAGGCTCCGGTTATGGCCTACCAAGCGCTGGACTGCCCAATCGCGTAAGGAATCAAATGGTTGCCGCAACATCGATATATTCAATCGCGACAATCCGTCGTCCAGCACTTCGCCGGCGTCTTTTAGAGCGTCTTACTTGGTCGGCTATGAGGGCGGCCACGACGCTGGTGGTTTCTATGGGACGCTGAGGTCGGTGCCTTTCGGGCCGTATTGGCGCTGCAGCCCTTTGGTGTTCTCGTTAGTGGCGCGTTTGCGAGCTTCCATCGCTACCTGGCACGAAGGCTGCTGGGCAAAAAAACGCACACTTTGTCAGAACGCAGTTGTTTGAGCGAGAAATAGCGACATTGCCGCCATCGTCTGCGCCATGTCCTGAACCTTTTGGCTCGAATTGATTTTGCCGGAAGCGCCGAGATAGGCACGGGCTGCTCGATCGGGGCGACAGAATGGGAGACTTTAAGATGCAGTTGCCGGTGAGGTCACCTTGCGAAGTCGAAGTTGGGTCACCGGCCACCTCCGCGGCAAGCACCTGACGTCCCTCCTGCAGCACTCAACATGGCGATATCGATCGCTTGCGCCAACAGTCGGTCACCGATCACCATCGTTCGCGCCGTTTGGGATCGCGGGCGATCGTGATAAGGGCAACGAGCTTTCAGCACGGCGCTCTGTCGATCGAGTATCAGACCTTATCCTGCTTGGCCAATCACCTATTCTGCTTACCGAACTCCGCCAGCACGGCGCTCTCAGCTTGCTCGAAGCCTTTCAGCCCACATCTAACTGATGCCATACGCAACCGAGAAGGTGCCGCCGCGTGTCAAGCCGGACGCAAACAACGATGGTCACTCCATCTTGACTTCCATCTAGTCATAGAACGATCGCGCCATGCATATGCATCGCTATCCACCTTAGATCCTGACGCTACGTAAGATTCAAGCTGCTTAAATATGGACCAACATCAGAAGCATCCTAGCCGTCACTCCTGACTCTAGCGCGCTGTTGTCTTGCACCGCCTTTCAGACGCAATCTTTCGGCCAGCACCACTTTCTTGCAGTCTTCTTATCGGCGCGCCGCTTATTACGCTGCCGCTAAAATATTGCTGTCCACCATTCACCTCAACGGCGTCTCACAATTGGATTGTCCCTCGTTCTGCCATGTTCGCAATAAAAGCAGGCACCCGCCGCTGACGCATGTCGCGTCGGCCAAATCGAGTGCCCTAGGGGAATTCCATGGTGAAGCCAGTTGTGATTGTAGTCGGCGCGGACAAGGGGGGAGTAGGAAAGACGACAGTGTCCCGCACGCTTCTCGACTACTTCAGCACCAACACCGTCCAGACACGTGCGTTCGACACGGAATCGCCGCGTGGAACGTTGAAGCGTTTTTACCCCGAGATCACGGAAATCGTCGATATGACGACGACCTCGGACCAGATGAAGATCTTCGACACCTTGAACTCTGGACTCTCGGTCACAATCATCGACGCTCGAGCAGGCCTGTTGTCCTCAGCGCTGGCCTCCTTGCGCGATATCGGCTTCTTGGATGCTGCACGGTCCGGCCAGATCACCTTCGCCGTATTTCATATCTTGGGCCCCTCCATCGCTTCGCTGGATGAGATCGCCGAGACCGCCACTTTCATGG comes from Bradyrhizobium sp. CCGE-LA001 and encodes:
- a CDS encoding DMT family transporter gives rise to the protein MSRPPAFLAFLCGTLATVSWSIGSILSKAALCRIDPLSLLTGQLAASAASLTVLSIWSGAPPRLSDWRAGLPGILQPALASSLSIFGLSMMPVSLEAMLFAVEPPMIILLAWLVLSEVPNLAIVFLSLLAFAGVCVLSWGSGPGSSSTHELGVALVLAGVFFASLYSIAIQVMSQKIDALRLTTASQIVAFAVVASAWVGIRPLPTLSVVMDDITLVVSSGLLLLSIPFLLYGMALQRMSATGAALLLPLVPMLTSVLASIFLQETLTATQWIGAAAVLISALGTPLALGTRPHPGKESI
- a CDS encoding ABC transporter substrate-binding protein, whose translation is MRLSTAYVIAIAILSGTHFFAAAPIAAHEISGSVIKIGVMNDQSGPYSDNCGRGSVLAAQLAINNFSGFIDGTKVELVVADDQNKPDVGVGIVMRWLDNEGVDAIVGCSASSIALAVQGVMKSRKKPYLLAGTAASVFTNERCSEMTTQWAMDTYALAKTTVKSLMARKLDTWFFVTVDYSFGKVWQADATKFIESAGGKVVGSVSHPLNSSDFASFLLTAQSSGAKVIALANSGADLANALKQAQEFGITQTQQLTPLGLMINQTHSIGVQSLQNVRLTTTFYWDRTDETRAFAKRYEAAFNGRLPNEAQASTYSAVTHYLKAIAAVQTDEGEAIARQMKSTPVNDFEMKNVTIRADGQVMRPLYVARIKAPAEPTSPYDYYELTETIPAEEAWQTTDDSSCDLLKTE